The Oncorhynchus masou masou isolate Uvic2021 chromosome 31, UVic_Omas_1.1, whole genome shotgun sequence genome includes a region encoding these proteins:
- the lamb4 gene encoding laminin subunit beta-4 isoform X1 has translation MVSLFLLVLLVPGALLQEDCDVNSCHPQLGDLMVGRAAQLSASSTCGRNGPQNYCILGYLEDEQKCFKCDSRQPYNLYNNHNSHQIENVITTFGPERKMKWWQSENGVHQVSIRLDLETLFQFSHLVLTFKSFRPAAMLVERSKDYGYSWKVFRYFAEDCASHFPGVSQGPADSTDDVVCDSRYSASEPSTDGEVVLKALDPSFDIENPYAPHIQEQITLTNLRVNFTHLFTLGDTLLGRKKRNPQEKYYYALYEMVVRGSCFCNGHASMCMPVDGTRGDVLNEPGVIHGRCVCQHNTVGTNCERCQDFYNDVPWRPAGQSDPHVCRRCNCHGHSETCHFDIDQYQASGGVSGGVCDGCRHDRMGPQCERCRPYLYQDPQLSMEDPRGCISCDCDLTGSLDNGLCDPVSGRCVCKENVAGDRCDRCKFGFYGFSQEDPTGCQRCRCNFLGSVLTPYPCDQVTGQCVCQRFAMGPLCDQCLPGYWGLGNTVHTCSPCDCDHGGAYSSTCSSLDGQCQCLPNMVGRSCGDPAPGHFLAALDYYLYEAENAAPLEGKSSSPLLKPTDLPVCEEYYRQQGYDIKYQNGRLVLTRRSKRQARRRRQGQRSIPLEPGSALQIVPRERTPDVPITWTGPGFVRVLDGAGLRFTVDNLPASLDYHLVIRYEPESPDDWMASVSIVPLLASDGGCPTSPKGEKTLTIPGAARVAILDTPVCLNEGRRYYVDITFRKQPNSNPQSSSHTLVDSMGLIPKMESVQDFCSQSELDSFRRFRCFELAAEQETLPDVCSGLIGSLSARIHNGAMLCRCNIQGSHGPYCSKFGGLCECKANVVGRCCDSCAPLNFGFGPNGCAPCECDRRGAVAELCDQVRGQCPCRMEVGGRRCDRCLSGYYGFPLCRPCKCNGLAELCDQDTGACLDCREHSTGYNCESCVEGYFGDPVSREPCKPCLCPDTQSSGRFFASTCNKDPESGSLTCDCLAGHTGLRCDACSAGFYGDLTAPGGGGCDECLCNNNIDPADSDACDSVTGECLRCLHNTQGPRCQSCKPGYYGDALAQNCKECSCDRQGTDVTQCPLGSPCFCDPLTGQCPCRAGAVGTLCDECATGFWNIQGESGCQPCQCDPANSFNNHCDKVTGHCQCRTEFGGRQCDECGENHFGNPDLQCVSCDCNMEGTDRPACNPLTGECLCRVGVMGIFCDECAPGYDQVFPACLPCHPCAVLWADNVTDVHRAAQRMRTFIPPHGEQLEPGHSRQMQRMLEMHSKLDYLGNLTGRSLPRVKDVEKLCVIISKLKDSIDPNAIFVDSSSLLNTEIDNIHHEFKMLLDNLRNKIGEAPTLDLKEMQEALEKIRKQHADFMADEKKVKEAERALENSMDTRQEIKDHLSSCNILGDMEGLEKKVKALSVAKLNKNICGGPGDEECSKSACGGALCRDFLGQRECGGPTCKGSFPVSHNATKTAEQVENDLIDLLQKLKDSKIKINEAKQMTQGTHEQAEELQKKITDSKEKFKREKNDTKDLINRVKDYLTDEMVAPEDIENLVRVVLAIQLPGSPDDIRSMIQNIRGVLTNFIEFKEDLKKLKDQTKTAQDLLEKAQAIRDRTRGIDVTDLKKTMTDTENTQDKVKQDLEKAKESNGVADKMIKEIEKKLKNIETNLNSTRTPEMLEEIEVLKSKTEMNREQAEQAKADADAAIGATTDAEKGLDKVTALFDRLKTGNTNQTNNEAANERLKNITVEAEKVAKDIQDKIQQIDDLEKKIQDFIRNKEDKAKEVAMLLEMVEALQKEIAARVDGYINCTS, from the exons ATggtttctctgttcctgcttgtGT TGCTGGTACCCGGGGCCCTCCTCCAGGAAGACTGTGATGTCAACTCTTGCCACCCCCAGCTGGGGGACCTGATGGTGGGCCGCGCTGCCCAGCTCTCCGCCTCCTCCACCTGTGGACGGAACGGGCCCCAGAACTACTGCATCCTCGGATACCTGGAG GATGAGCAGAAGTGTTTCAAATGTGACTCCAGGCAGCCCTACAACctctacaacaaccacaacagcCACCAGATTGAGAACGTCATCACCACCTTTGGCCCTGAGCGCAAGATGAAGTGGTGGCAGTCTGAGAACG GGGTTCATCAAGTCAGTATCCGGCTGGATCTGGAGACTCTGTTCCAGTTCAGCCATCTTGTCCTCACTTTCAAG AGTTTCCGTCCTGCCGCCATGCTGGTGGAGAGGTCCAAAGACTACGGGTACAGTTGGAAGGTGTTCCGTTACTTTGCCGAGGACTGTGCCTCCCACTTCCCTGGGGTCTCACAAGGGCCGGCTGACAGCACCGATGACGTCGTCTGTGACAGCAGATACTCCGCCTCAGAGCCATCTACTGACGGAGAG GTGGTGTTGAAGGCTCTAGATCCAAGCTTTGACATAGAGAACCCATATGCTCCCCATATTCAAG AGCAGATCACCTTGACCAACCTGCGGGTCAACTTCACCCATCTGTTCACCCTGGGTGACACCCTACTGGGGCGGAAGAAGAGGAACCCTCAGGAGAAGTACTACTATGCCCTGTACGAAATGGTGGTGCGCGGCAGCTGCTTCTGTAATGGCCATGCCAGCATGTGTATGCCCGTGGATGGCACCAGGGGTGACGTCTTAAATGAGCCTGGCGTG ATTCACGGGCGCTGTGTATGCCAACACAACACTGTGGGCACAAACTGTGAGAGATGCCAGGACTTTTACAACGATGTCCCCTGGAGGCCGGCCGGCCAATCTGACCCACATGTCTGCAGAA GGTGTAACTGTCACGGTCATTCGGAGACGTGTCACTTCGACATAGACCAGTACCAGGCCAGTGGAGGGGTCAGCGGGGGGGTGTGTGACGGCTGCCGACACGACCGCATGGGTCCCCAGTGTGAACGCTGCCGACCCTATCTCTATCAGGACCCCCAGCTCTCCATGGAAGACCCTCGGGGCTGTATCT CATGTGACTGTGACCTGACGGGGTCCCTGGATAACGGCCTGTGTGACCCCGTGTCGGGCCGCTGCGTGTGTAAGGAGAATGTGGCGGGGGACAGGTGTGATCGCTGTAAATTTGGCTTCTACGGGTTCAGTCAGGAGGACCCCACTGGCTGCCAGA GGTGCAGGTGTAACTTCCTGGGTAGTGTCCTGACCCCCTACCCATGTGACCAGGTGACAGGCCAGTGTGTATGTCAACGCTTCGCCATGGGACCCCTGTGTGACCAATGTCTG ccaggtTACTGGGGTCTGGGGAACACTGTACACACCTGCTCACCTTGTGATTGTGACCATGGAGGAGCCTACAGCAGCAC GTGCTCTTCATTGGACGGCCAGTGTCAGTGCCTGCCAAACATGGTGGGCCGGAGCTGTGGTGATCCTGCCCCGGGACATTTCCTGGCTGCTCTAGACTACTACCTGTACGAGGCAGAGAACGCTGCCCCACTGGAGGGAAAAAGCTCCTCCCCTCTG TTGAAACCCACAGACCTGCCTGTGTGTGAGGAATACTACAGACAGCAGGGCTATGACATCAAATATCAAAATGGCCGCTTGGTCCTGACCAGGAGAAGCAAAAGACAAgccaggaggagaagacagggacag AGGTCCATTCCCCTGGAACCAGGCTCAGCCCTCCAGATTGTGCCCCGGGAGAGGACACCAGATGTACCAATCACTTGGACCGGCCCAGGATTCGTGCGGGTCCTGGATGGTGCTGGGCTTAGGTTCACTGTGGACAACCTCCCAGCGTCCCTCGACTACCATCTAGTCATCCGCTATGAACCAGAG TCGCCAGATGACTGGATGGCCTCTGTGAGCATTGTTCCATTATTGGCTAGTGACGGAGGTTGTCCCACTAGCCCGAAAGGGGAGAAAACTCTCACCATACCTGGGGCTGCCAG GGTTGCCATTTTGGATACGCCTGTGTGTCTGAACGAGGGAAGAAGATATTATGTGGACATCACTTTTAGGAAGCAGCCCAACTCTAACCCTCAGTCCAGCTCACATACCCTCGTCGACTCA ATGGGTCTGATCCCTAAGATGGAGTCTGTGCAGGACTTCTGTTCGCAGAGTGAGCTGGACTCGTTCAGAAGATTCCGCTGTTTTGAGTTGGCTGCTGAGCAGGAGACCCTGCCCGATGTGTGTTCTGGCCTCATTGGAAGCCTGTCGGCTCGCATACACAACGGTGCCATGC TTTGCAGGTGTAACATCCAGGGTTCTCATGGCCCCTACTGCAGTAAATTCGGAGGGCTCTGTGAGTGCAAGGCCAACGTGGTTGGCCGCTGCTGTGACTCCTGCGCCCCCCTGAACTTTGGCTTCGGACCCAACGGCTGTGCAC cATGTGAGTGTGACCGTCGCGGTGCAGTGGCGGAGCTGTGTGaccaggtcagaggtcagtgtcCGTGTCGTATGGAGGTGGGCGGGCGACGCTGTGATCGTTGCCTGTCTGGGTACTACGGCTTCCCACTGTGTCGGCCATGTAAGTGCAACGGCCTGGCTGAACTGTGTGACCAGGACACTGGAGCCTGCCTGGACTGCAGGGAGCACTCCACCGGATACAATTGTGAGAG CTGTGTGGAGGGTTACTTTGGTGACCCAGTCTCCAGGGAGCCCTGTAAGCCTTGTCTGTGTCCTGACACTCAGTCCAGTGGACGGTTCTTTGCCAGCACCTGCAACAAGGACCCAGAGTCTGGTAGCCTGACTTGTGACTGCCTGGCTGGACAcacag GTCTCCGCTGCGATGCCTGCTCCGCTGGTTTCTACGGCGACCTGACCGCGCCGGGCGGCGGTGGCTGCGACGAGTGTCTCTGTAACAACAACATCGACCCTGCTGACAGTGACGCGTGTGACAGTGTGACGGGCGAGTGTTTGCGTTGCCTGCACAACACCCAGGGACCCCGCTGTCAGAGCTGTAAGCCTGGCTACTATGGAGACGCACTGGCCCAGAACTGCAAAG AGTGCTCCTGTGACCGACAGGGGACGGATGTGACCCAGTGCCCTCTGGGCAGCCCGTGCTTCTGTGACCCGCTGACGGGTCAGTGCCCGTGTCGGGCAGGCGCGGTGGGCACGCTGTGTGACGAGTGTGCCACCGGCTTCTGGAACATTCAGGGAGAGTCCGGGTGCCAACCGTGCCAATGTGACCCTGCTAACTCCTTCAATAACCACTGTGACAAG GTGACTGGTCATTGCCAGTGTCGTACTGAGTTTGGAGGAAGACAGTGTGATGAGTGTGGGGAAAATCACTTTGGGAACCCTGACCTGCAGTGTGTTT CCTGCGATTGTAACATGGAGGGTACCGACCGCCCCGCCTGCAACCCATTGACGGGTGAGTGTCTGTGTCGCGTTGGTGTGATGGGCATCTTCTGTGATGAGTGTGCCCCTGGGTATGACCAAGtcttccctgcctgcctcccgTGCCACCCCTGTGCCGTCCTGTGGGCGGACAACGTCACCGACGTCCACCGGGCCGCCCAGAGGATGCGCACCTTCATCCCTCCCCACGGCGAACAGCTGGAGCCTGGACACAGTCGTCAGATGCAACGAATGCTGGAGATGCACTCCAAGCTGGACTATCTGGGGAACCTGACAGGGAGATCTCTACCTCGGGTGAAAGACGTGGAGAAGCTGTGTGTCATAATCTC GAAGCTCAAAGACTCCATAGACCCCAACGCCATTTTCGTGGACTCATCATCTCTTCTGAACACTGAGATCGACAACATCCACCACGAGTTCAAGATGCTGTTGGATAACTTAAGGAACAAAATCGGCGAGGCTCCAACACTAGATCTAAAAGAAATGCAGG AGGCCCTGGAGAAGATCCGGAAGCAGCATGCAGACTTCATGGCTGATGAGAAGAAGGTGAAGGAGGCCGAGAGGGCCCTGGAGAACTCCATGGACACACGGCAGGAAATCAAAGACCATCTGTCCAGCTGCAACATCTTGGGAGATATGGAGGGGCTGGAGAAGAAGGTCAAGGCTCTGAGTGTGGCCAAACTCAACAAAAAC ATCTGTGGAGGCCCAGGTGATGAGGAATGCTCCAAATCAGCGTGTGGGGGTGCGCTGTGTCGAGACTTCCTGGGACAGAGAGAATGTGGGGGTCCTACGTGCAAGGGCAGCTTCCCTGTGAGCCACAATGCCACAAAAACAGCTGAGCAAGTAGAGAATGACCTTATCGACCTGCTCCAAAAACTAAAGGACTCCAAGATCAAG ATCAATGAGGCCAAACAGATGACCCAAGGCACTCATGAGCAGGCAGAGGAGCTACAGAAGAAGATCACTGACAGCAAGGAGAAGTTTAAGAGGGAGAAGAATGACACCAAGGACCTCATCAATAGGGTCAAAGACTACCTCACAG ATGAGATGGTGGCGCCAGAGGACATAGAGAATTTGGTCAGGGTTGTTCTGGCCATCCAGCTGCCGGGCTCTCCGGACGACATCCGCTCCATGATCCAGAACATCCGGGGCGTGCTGACCAACTTCATTGAGTTCAAGGAGGATCTGAAAAAACTGAAGGACCAAACCAAGACAGCCCAGGACCTGCTGGAGAAAGCTCAGGCTATCAG GGACAGAACCAGGGGTATTGATGTTACGGATCTCAAGAAAACCATGACGGACACTGAGAATACACAGGACAAGGTCAAGCAAGACCTGGAGAAGGCTAAGGAAAGCAATGGCGTGGCGGACAAGATGATTAAAGAG ATTGAGAAGAAACTGAAGAACATAGAGACTAACTTGAACTCTACTAGAACTCCAGAGATGCTGGAGGAGATTGAGGTTCTGAAGAGCAAGACCGAGATGAACAGAGAGCAGGCGGAGCAGGCCAAAGCTGATGCAGATGCAGCCATAGGTGCCACTACTGACGCAGAGAAG GGGCTTGACAAGGTGACTGCGCTGTTTGATAGGCTAAAGACGGGAAACACAAACCAGACCAATAATGAAGCGGCCAACGAACGCCTGAAGAACATTACTGTGGAGGCAGAGAAAGTCGCAAAAGACATCCAAGATAAAATTCAGCAAATTGACG ACTTGGAGAAAAAGATCCAAGACTTCATCAGAAACAAAGAGGACAAGGCCAAGGAGGTTGCCATGTTGCTGGAGATGGTAGAAGCCCTCCAAAAGGAGATTGCTGCGCGTGTGGATGGTTACATTAACTGTACCTCCTAA
- the lamb4 gene encoding laminin subunit beta-4 isoform X2: protein MKWWQSENGVHQVSIRLDLETLFQFSHLVLTFKSFRPAAMLVERSKDYGYSWKVFRYFAEDCASHFPGVSQGPADSTDDVVCDSRYSASEPSTDGEVVLKALDPSFDIENPYAPHIQEQITLTNLRVNFTHLFTLGDTLLGRKKRNPQEKYYYALYEMVVRGSCFCNGHASMCMPVDGTRGDVLNEPGVIHGRCVCQHNTVGTNCERCQDFYNDVPWRPAGQSDPHVCRRCNCHGHSETCHFDIDQYQASGGVSGGVCDGCRHDRMGPQCERCRPYLYQDPQLSMEDPRGCISCDCDLTGSLDNGLCDPVSGRCVCKENVAGDRCDRCKFGFYGFSQEDPTGCQRCRCNFLGSVLTPYPCDQVTGQCVCQRFAMGPLCDQCLPGYWGLGNTVHTCSPCDCDHGGAYSSTCSSLDGQCQCLPNMVGRSCGDPAPGHFLAALDYYLYEAENAAPLEGKSSSPLLKPTDLPVCEEYYRQQGYDIKYQNGRLVLTRRSKRQARRRRQGQRSIPLEPGSALQIVPRERTPDVPITWTGPGFVRVLDGAGLRFTVDNLPASLDYHLVIRYEPESPDDWMASVSIVPLLASDGGCPTSPKGEKTLTIPGAARVAILDTPVCLNEGRRYYVDITFRKQPNSNPQSSSHTLVDSMGLIPKMESVQDFCSQSELDSFRRFRCFELAAEQETLPDVCSGLIGSLSARIHNGAMLCRCNIQGSHGPYCSKFGGLCECKANVVGRCCDSCAPLNFGFGPNGCAPCECDRRGAVAELCDQVRGQCPCRMEVGGRRCDRCLSGYYGFPLCRPCKCNGLAELCDQDTGACLDCREHSTGYNCESCVEGYFGDPVSREPCKPCLCPDTQSSGRFFASTCNKDPESGSLTCDCLAGHTGLRCDACSAGFYGDLTAPGGGGCDECLCNNNIDPADSDACDSVTGECLRCLHNTQGPRCQSCKPGYYGDALAQNCKECSCDRQGTDVTQCPLGSPCFCDPLTGQCPCRAGAVGTLCDECATGFWNIQGESGCQPCQCDPANSFNNHCDKVTGHCQCRTEFGGRQCDECGENHFGNPDLQCVSCDCNMEGTDRPACNPLTGECLCRVGVMGIFCDECAPGYDQVFPACLPCHPCAVLWADNVTDVHRAAQRMRTFIPPHGEQLEPGHSRQMQRMLEMHSKLDYLGNLTGRSLPRVKDVEKLCVIISKLKDSIDPNAIFVDSSSLLNTEIDNIHHEFKMLLDNLRNKIGEAPTLDLKEMQEALEKIRKQHADFMADEKKVKEAERALENSMDTRQEIKDHLSSCNILGDMEGLEKKVKALSVAKLNKNICGGPGDEECSKSACGGALCRDFLGQRECGGPTCKGSFPVSHNATKTAEQVENDLIDLLQKLKDSKIKINEAKQMTQGTHEQAEELQKKITDSKEKFKREKNDTKDLINRVKDYLTDEMVAPEDIENLVRVVLAIQLPGSPDDIRSMIQNIRGVLTNFIEFKEDLKKLKDQTKTAQDLLEKAQAIRDRTRGIDVTDLKKTMTDTENTQDKVKQDLEKAKESNGVADKMIKEIEKKLKNIETNLNSTRTPEMLEEIEVLKSKTEMNREQAEQAKADADAAIGATTDAEKGLDKVTALFDRLKTGNTNQTNNEAANERLKNITVEAEKVAKDIQDKIQQIDDLEKKIQDFIRNKEDKAKEVAMLLEMVEALQKEIAARVDGYINCTS, encoded by the exons ATGAAGTGGTGGCAGTCTGAGAACG GGGTTCATCAAGTCAGTATCCGGCTGGATCTGGAGACTCTGTTCCAGTTCAGCCATCTTGTCCTCACTTTCAAG AGTTTCCGTCCTGCCGCCATGCTGGTGGAGAGGTCCAAAGACTACGGGTACAGTTGGAAGGTGTTCCGTTACTTTGCCGAGGACTGTGCCTCCCACTTCCCTGGGGTCTCACAAGGGCCGGCTGACAGCACCGATGACGTCGTCTGTGACAGCAGATACTCCGCCTCAGAGCCATCTACTGACGGAGAG GTGGTGTTGAAGGCTCTAGATCCAAGCTTTGACATAGAGAACCCATATGCTCCCCATATTCAAG AGCAGATCACCTTGACCAACCTGCGGGTCAACTTCACCCATCTGTTCACCCTGGGTGACACCCTACTGGGGCGGAAGAAGAGGAACCCTCAGGAGAAGTACTACTATGCCCTGTACGAAATGGTGGTGCGCGGCAGCTGCTTCTGTAATGGCCATGCCAGCATGTGTATGCCCGTGGATGGCACCAGGGGTGACGTCTTAAATGAGCCTGGCGTG ATTCACGGGCGCTGTGTATGCCAACACAACACTGTGGGCACAAACTGTGAGAGATGCCAGGACTTTTACAACGATGTCCCCTGGAGGCCGGCCGGCCAATCTGACCCACATGTCTGCAGAA GGTGTAACTGTCACGGTCATTCGGAGACGTGTCACTTCGACATAGACCAGTACCAGGCCAGTGGAGGGGTCAGCGGGGGGGTGTGTGACGGCTGCCGACACGACCGCATGGGTCCCCAGTGTGAACGCTGCCGACCCTATCTCTATCAGGACCCCCAGCTCTCCATGGAAGACCCTCGGGGCTGTATCT CATGTGACTGTGACCTGACGGGGTCCCTGGATAACGGCCTGTGTGACCCCGTGTCGGGCCGCTGCGTGTGTAAGGAGAATGTGGCGGGGGACAGGTGTGATCGCTGTAAATTTGGCTTCTACGGGTTCAGTCAGGAGGACCCCACTGGCTGCCAGA GGTGCAGGTGTAACTTCCTGGGTAGTGTCCTGACCCCCTACCCATGTGACCAGGTGACAGGCCAGTGTGTATGTCAACGCTTCGCCATGGGACCCCTGTGTGACCAATGTCTG ccaggtTACTGGGGTCTGGGGAACACTGTACACACCTGCTCACCTTGTGATTGTGACCATGGAGGAGCCTACAGCAGCAC GTGCTCTTCATTGGACGGCCAGTGTCAGTGCCTGCCAAACATGGTGGGCCGGAGCTGTGGTGATCCTGCCCCGGGACATTTCCTGGCTGCTCTAGACTACTACCTGTACGAGGCAGAGAACGCTGCCCCACTGGAGGGAAAAAGCTCCTCCCCTCTG TTGAAACCCACAGACCTGCCTGTGTGTGAGGAATACTACAGACAGCAGGGCTATGACATCAAATATCAAAATGGCCGCTTGGTCCTGACCAGGAGAAGCAAAAGACAAgccaggaggagaagacagggacag AGGTCCATTCCCCTGGAACCAGGCTCAGCCCTCCAGATTGTGCCCCGGGAGAGGACACCAGATGTACCAATCACTTGGACCGGCCCAGGATTCGTGCGGGTCCTGGATGGTGCTGGGCTTAGGTTCACTGTGGACAACCTCCCAGCGTCCCTCGACTACCATCTAGTCATCCGCTATGAACCAGAG TCGCCAGATGACTGGATGGCCTCTGTGAGCATTGTTCCATTATTGGCTAGTGACGGAGGTTGTCCCACTAGCCCGAAAGGGGAGAAAACTCTCACCATACCTGGGGCTGCCAG GGTTGCCATTTTGGATACGCCTGTGTGTCTGAACGAGGGAAGAAGATATTATGTGGACATCACTTTTAGGAAGCAGCCCAACTCTAACCCTCAGTCCAGCTCACATACCCTCGTCGACTCA ATGGGTCTGATCCCTAAGATGGAGTCTGTGCAGGACTTCTGTTCGCAGAGTGAGCTGGACTCGTTCAGAAGATTCCGCTGTTTTGAGTTGGCTGCTGAGCAGGAGACCCTGCCCGATGTGTGTTCTGGCCTCATTGGAAGCCTGTCGGCTCGCATACACAACGGTGCCATGC TTTGCAGGTGTAACATCCAGGGTTCTCATGGCCCCTACTGCAGTAAATTCGGAGGGCTCTGTGAGTGCAAGGCCAACGTGGTTGGCCGCTGCTGTGACTCCTGCGCCCCCCTGAACTTTGGCTTCGGACCCAACGGCTGTGCAC cATGTGAGTGTGACCGTCGCGGTGCAGTGGCGGAGCTGTGTGaccaggtcagaggtcagtgtcCGTGTCGTATGGAGGTGGGCGGGCGACGCTGTGATCGTTGCCTGTCTGGGTACTACGGCTTCCCACTGTGTCGGCCATGTAAGTGCAACGGCCTGGCTGAACTGTGTGACCAGGACACTGGAGCCTGCCTGGACTGCAGGGAGCACTCCACCGGATACAATTGTGAGAG CTGTGTGGAGGGTTACTTTGGTGACCCAGTCTCCAGGGAGCCCTGTAAGCCTTGTCTGTGTCCTGACACTCAGTCCAGTGGACGGTTCTTTGCCAGCACCTGCAACAAGGACCCAGAGTCTGGTAGCCTGACTTGTGACTGCCTGGCTGGACAcacag GTCTCCGCTGCGATGCCTGCTCCGCTGGTTTCTACGGCGACCTGACCGCGCCGGGCGGCGGTGGCTGCGACGAGTGTCTCTGTAACAACAACATCGACCCTGCTGACAGTGACGCGTGTGACAGTGTGACGGGCGAGTGTTTGCGTTGCCTGCACAACACCCAGGGACCCCGCTGTCAGAGCTGTAAGCCTGGCTACTATGGAGACGCACTGGCCCAGAACTGCAAAG AGTGCTCCTGTGACCGACAGGGGACGGATGTGACCCAGTGCCCTCTGGGCAGCCCGTGCTTCTGTGACCCGCTGACGGGTCAGTGCCCGTGTCGGGCAGGCGCGGTGGGCACGCTGTGTGACGAGTGTGCCACCGGCTTCTGGAACATTCAGGGAGAGTCCGGGTGCCAACCGTGCCAATGTGACCCTGCTAACTCCTTCAATAACCACTGTGACAAG GTGACTGGTCATTGCCAGTGTCGTACTGAGTTTGGAGGAAGACAGTGTGATGAGTGTGGGGAAAATCACTTTGGGAACCCTGACCTGCAGTGTGTTT CCTGCGATTGTAACATGGAGGGTACCGACCGCCCCGCCTGCAACCCATTGACGGGTGAGTGTCTGTGTCGCGTTGGTGTGATGGGCATCTTCTGTGATGAGTGTGCCCCTGGGTATGACCAAGtcttccctgcctgcctcccgTGCCACCCCTGTGCCGTCCTGTGGGCGGACAACGTCACCGACGTCCACCGGGCCGCCCAGAGGATGCGCACCTTCATCCCTCCCCACGGCGAACAGCTGGAGCCTGGACACAGTCGTCAGATGCAACGAATGCTGGAGATGCACTCCAAGCTGGACTATCTGGGGAACCTGACAGGGAGATCTCTACCTCGGGTGAAAGACGTGGAGAAGCTGTGTGTCATAATCTC GAAGCTCAAAGACTCCATAGACCCCAACGCCATTTTCGTGGACTCATCATCTCTTCTGAACACTGAGATCGACAACATCCACCACGAGTTCAAGATGCTGTTGGATAACTTAAGGAACAAAATCGGCGAGGCTCCAACACTAGATCTAAAAGAAATGCAGG AGGCCCTGGAGAAGATCCGGAAGCAGCATGCAGACTTCATGGCTGATGAGAAGAAGGTGAAGGAGGCCGAGAGGGCCCTGGAGAACTCCATGGACACACGGCAGGAAATCAAAGACCATCTGTCCAGCTGCAACATCTTGGGAGATATGGAGGGGCTGGAGAAGAAGGTCAAGGCTCTGAGTGTGGCCAAACTCAACAAAAAC ATCTGTGGAGGCCCAGGTGATGAGGAATGCTCCAAATCAGCGTGTGGGGGTGCGCTGTGTCGAGACTTCCTGGGACAGAGAGAATGTGGGGGTCCTACGTGCAAGGGCAGCTTCCCTGTGAGCCACAATGCCACAAAAACAGCTGAGCAAGTAGAGAATGACCTTATCGACCTGCTCCAAAAACTAAAGGACTCCAAGATCAAG ATCAATGAGGCCAAACAGATGACCCAAGGCACTCATGAGCAGGCAGAGGAGCTACAGAAGAAGATCACTGACAGCAAGGAGAAGTTTAAGAGGGAGAAGAATGACACCAAGGACCTCATCAATAGGGTCAAAGACTACCTCACAG ATGAGATGGTGGCGCCAGAGGACATAGAGAATTTGGTCAGGGTTGTTCTGGCCATCCAGCTGCCGGGCTCTCCGGACGACATCCGCTCCATGATCCAGAACATCCGGGGCGTGCTGACCAACTTCATTGAGTTCAAGGAGGATCTGAAAAAACTGAAGGACCAAACCAAGACAGCCCAGGACCTGCTGGAGAAAGCTCAGGCTATCAG GGACAGAACCAGGGGTATTGATGTTACGGATCTCAAGAAAACCATGACGGACACTGAGAATACACAGGACAAGGTCAAGCAAGACCTGGAGAAGGCTAAGGAAAGCAATGGCGTGGCGGACAAGATGATTAAAGAG ATTGAGAAGAAACTGAAGAACATAGAGACTAACTTGAACTCTACTAGAACTCCAGAGATGCTGGAGGAGATTGAGGTTCTGAAGAGCAAGACCGAGATGAACAGAGAGCAGGCGGAGCAGGCCAAAGCTGATGCAGATGCAGCCATAGGTGCCACTACTGACGCAGAGAAG GGGCTTGACAAGGTGACTGCGCTGTTTGATAGGCTAAAGACGGGAAACACAAACCAGACCAATAATGAAGCGGCCAACGAACGCCTGAAGAACATTACTGTGGAGGCAGAGAAAGTCGCAAAAGACATCCAAGATAAAATTCAGCAAATTGACG ACTTGGAGAAAAAGATCCAAGACTTCATCAGAAACAAAGAGGACAAGGCCAAGGAGGTTGCCATGTTGCTGGAGATGGTAGAAGCCCTCCAAAAGGAGATTGCTGCGCGTGTGGATGGTTACATTAACTGTACCTCCTAA